Below is a genomic region from Fusobacterium canifelinum.
GAGCAAGTGAAATTTTCTTTAAAAATGGAACTACTTTTATGAAAAAAGTTGGAAATAAAAATGTTCTTAATTATAGAGATGGAAAAACATTATATGAAATAGAAGGAAATTCATGGAATATCTACAATGAAGAAGGAGATAATATTAGTAGTGATTTTGAAGTAGTTACAGATATAAAGAAAATAGATTAAAAATTAAATAAGGGGGGTTGAAAGAAGGAATTTTCTTTCAATCCCTTTTTATGTATAGGAGGTTTTATGAAAAAAGGAATTATATTATTAGCATTAATTTTTGGAGCTTGTGTAAATTTGGAAAATATTGGTGGTAATTCAGGAGGAGATGTAAAAGAAATTAAAACTACTAATATAAATACAAGTAAAAATTATGAAAGAAAAAATGGAGTCTTATATGTGGATAATGTTCTTGCTAATGGAAAACAAGAATATAAAGAAAAGAATGGTGTTGTAATAAAAGGAAATTACAGAGAAGGTTTACCTGATGGAATACAAGAAAAATATTATCCAAGTGGTAAAATTTATGGAAAAATTAATATAATAAATAATAAAACAGAAGGAACAGAAACTAATTATTACGAAAATGGAAAAACTCTTTCTCAATTAGATTATACTCAAGGGAAACTAATTTCTGGAAAAATATACTATGAAAACGGGGATTTACTTTCTAAAATTGAGGGTAAAAAAATGACGATTTTTTATTCAAGTGGTAAAAAACTTTTTACTATGGATAAGTCAGATGTAGCAGTATATCATGAAAATGGAAAAGAAGTTTTTTCTAATTCAGATGCTGGAATTAAAATAAATGGAGAAGATGCAGAAAAGTCTCTTTTAGATATGTTCTCAAAAGATAAATTAATAAAGACAGCATTTTATTTATTGACTTCAAATACAGTTCAAGCAGAATATAAGAATGGAAAACCATCTATACAGCTGCAAGGAACAACAGCTGTTATGTACTATGAAAGTGGAAAAACATTATTGGAGCTATCTCCAAGCTTGGATGGAACAGTAAATAGTAAAATTTATTATGAAAATGGACAATTAATGCAGGTAGAAGATAGAAATAAATCAGGTAGAAGTGTTAAAGTATATGATAAAGCAGGGAATTTAATATCTGATACCTCTTATTCAAAAGAGCATGAAATAAAACAAATATTTTAAAACAAAAAAATCAGTGTTTATTCTACACTGATTTTTTAAATAGTTCTAATATTTAATATATAGTTTATAATTTTTAGTGCTTACTAAAAAAACGTATATATATTTTTTTTAAATACTAAAAAAACAAAACGATCGAAAATGAAACTTAAGTTAATTTGACGAACAAAAAAATAAAGTAATAAAAAATAAAGTTAAAAAAAGAAAAAAGCTAATATTGACAAGGTTAAACTAATAAAGTATACTTTATTTAACATAGATTTTATTTTTAAAAATTTTTAAAATTAAAAGGGGGATTTTATGAAAGTGAAGGTTTTATTATGCTCAATGTTAATATTGGGATCATTATCTTATGCAGCAGAAGTAGATTCAGTAGCACAAGAAGTAATGAATGAAGTACAAAACATTGAAGCAGAATACCAAGCATTAGTGCAAAAAGAAATGGAAAGAAAAGAAGAGTTTAGACAAGAAAAAGAAGCACTTGAAAAAGAAGTACAAGAATTAAAAGAAAGACAACTAGGAAGAGAAGAACTTTATGCTAAATTAAAAGAAGATTCAAAAGTAAGATGGCATAGAGATGAGTACAAAAAGTTATTAAAAAGATTTGACGAATACTACAACAAACTAGAACAAAAAATAGCTGACAAAGAACAACAAATAGTAGAATTAACAAAATTGCTAGAAGTATTAAATTAATTGGGAGGAGAATATGAAAAAATATATAAAATGTATTCTATTTTTATGTGCATTATCTTCTTTAGCATATGCAGAAGAAGCAACTCCTGTTGTAGCAGAAGCAAGTACAACAATGAGCGCAGAAGAACAAAAAGAAGCAATGGATATCTTAGATAGAATGAGAGAAAAAATAGAAAAAGAGGAAGCAGAAAAAGCAAAACTTATAGCAGAAGCAAAAGAATTAGGGATGTCACCTAGCGAAATAGCATCAATGGATAATGTAGATGAAATGCTTGAAGCAAAAAGAGCAGCAGAAGCAAAACCAAAGACAGAAGCAGAAAAATTAGAATTAACAAGAAAGAAAGTGCTAAATAAATTAGATTTCTATGAAAGAGTGGTAAGAAGTGTAGCAAGAGAAGAAAATGAAGTAAGTGACTACTATGGGGTTATGGGGGAAGAAAAACAAAGATCAACTGTTAATCTTGGAACTGCAGCAGAAGCAGCACCAGCAGAAATTCAACCAGAAACACCAGTAGAAGAAGTAAAATAACAAATAAATTAATAAAAAACTAAGGGGGCAAAAGTGAAAAATAGAATATTATTTGGAACAATGTTAGCATTACTTTTAGTAGGCTCAGTTTCATTTGCAGATGATGATGCAGATAAAAAGAGATTATTAGAAGAATATGACAAAATGCAAGCAGAAAAAGCAAAAGAAGCAGAAAGATTAGCAAAAGAAAATCCACAAGCAGCACAAGCAACAGAAGTTGTTGGAGAAAATGGAGAAGTAGTTGTAACAGAAGGAGAAGAAGTTGCGCAAGCTCCAAAGAAATCTGAAAAAGATATGACAGAATCAGAAAGAATGGATGTAGAAGTTCAAAGAATCAAGAAAAGAATGTTAGAAATAAATGATAAGATTGAAAACTACAATAAAACAAATGAAATGATAGACAATTTAGAAAAGAATGTTGGGGAATTAGAAAGAAAAGTAAATTATTAAAAAGGAGAGAAAGAATATGAAAAAATTAGCGATATTAGCAATAGGAGTACTATCATTAGCAGCATGTACAGATCAAAAAGTAGTAAACTACAATACAGCAAGATTAGATGTGATAGAAGATTACCTAAGAAACCATAAATATGTAAAACCATCAGAAAACTTAGATAAATTAATAGAAGAAGGAAAAGTAGAATATGCAGAAGAATATGTATCATTAGAAAAGGAGGCTAAACAATGGGAAAGAGAAAAAACTCAACAACAACAATAATGGTAATGTTGTTCTTATTAGTATTTTCTTTACCAGCATTAGCAGTTCAAACTTTAACAACAACTCAAATGCGTGAAAATAGTATAAGAATAAATGCGCTAGAATTAAAGAATATAGATATATTAAATTCAGAAGCACCAAAAGAAATGACAATAGTATTAGATGAAAGATCATTAAACTTTGATTTTGATAAATCAAATGTAAAACCACAATATTATGATTTGTTAAATAATATAAAAGAATTTGTAGAACAAAACAACTATGAAATAACAATAGTAGGACATACTGACTCAATAGGAAGTAATGCATATAACTTTAAACTTTCAAGAAGAAGAGCAGAAAGTGTAAAAGCTAAGTTACTAGAATTTGGATTATCAGAAGATAGAATAGTGGGAATAGAAGCGATGGGTGAAGAACAACCAATAGCGACTAACGAAACAAAAGAAGGAAGAGCACAAAACAGAAGAGTTGAGTTTAAGTTGGTTCAAAGAGAAACAGTTCAAGGAACAGTAGCTACTCCAGAAGCAAGTGAAAATAAATAGGGGGTCGAGATGGGTAACAATAATCTGTATAAAGTAGAAAATACTTTACGTTCAATAGCAAAAAGATATAAAAGTGTAAAATATTCACTAGGATTAGCAATATTATTTCTAATGATGGGAGTAGGTGCTTTTTCTGAAGAGGTTGTAGCACAAGAAGCAGTGGCACAACAAGAAGTAATGACAACTGAACAAATAGCTTCATCAAAAGATAATTTAAAAGATTCAATAGGTGGCTTAAAATCAAAAATAGATACAGCAAGAGCAGAAAATGAAAAAGGCTTAGCAGGATTAAGATTAGAGTTAATTCAATTGATGGAACAAGGAAATCAAGTAGTAAAATCACCTTGGTCATCGTGGCAATTTGGAGCAAACTATATGTACAGCAAATGGAATGGAACATATAAAGGAAGAGGAGATAAGGCTGAAAAATATCCATATGAAGGAATACTAGAAAGAGATACTAATGAATTTAATAGATATGTATCTCCAGAAAGTAAGTTTTATTCTACTTTACCAGTTTCAACAAATGGAAGATCAGCTGCAACAAATAGTAGAAATGGATTAAGTGGTTATGGTTTAGCAAGTAACAGAGTTGAAAAAGAACCTATAATTTCATTGGAATTAAGTGCTGGAATTACACCTAGAACAGTTAATAAAAAGTCACCGGATACTAGTCCAGCTGCACCAACTGTTATATTACCAGCTTTCTCACCAAAGTTGATAACACCGCCAGTGGCACCATCTACACCAGTAGCACCAACAATAGTTTTTCCTACTTTTAATTTAGCAGCAGGATCAAATGGAAATGGTGGACGTACACTAGCAGATTTGAGTGGTAACAGTAATGGAGCAATAGAAAGTGTTGTTCTAACTAGTGGAAATTTTAATGTAACTAGAAAAGCAGATTCTAAAATGGACTATAGTTATAGTGGCTATTCTGGGATAGCTCCATGGGGGACACCTCAAACAGATTCAGGAAATACTTTTACTGGTGGAAATAAATGGTCTAATTGGAGTAGAACAGGAGCAAGTACAGGAAGTTACTTAGGATTCCAAAAATTAGTTGGAGATGGTTCTGGTACAGGAGCAATGTTATCAAACTCAACTAACTTATTTACTAATGTTTCAACTACAACACTAAGAGAATTTGTACACTTGGATCACCATAGTGATACCACACCAGCAAATGTAGCAACTGGATTTAATGCTGGTCTTGCTGAATCAACTTGGAATTCAAAAGCATCTTCTGGTTCTAATTCAACAGCAGTAATAGGTGCACTTGAAGATTTAAGAGATAATGTAAATTCTACAACTGCACATGGAAATTCAGCAACTGCAGCTTCAAATATGTATATTTGGATGCAAAGTGGAAGAATAGTAATGGAAGGTAGTTATAATGTTGTGTCAAATAACTATGACCACAATGGTGGAACAAATAAAAAGTCAATAGCTGCAAATGTAGGAGATATAGTTATTCAACCTCATAGAAGTACAGGAGGAGTTAATTCAGGAACTAAATCAGCTGTATTTAGTTTATCTCCTGGTGGAAACAACCCTGGTCATCTTTCAATAATGTATAATGGAAGTACAGGAAATATGGATTTATGGACAACAGAATCAGCAGTATTTTTAAATTCTGAAACAGCAGGAAAACCAATCTCTATAGTAAATAGAGGAACAGTAAATATGTATGGTGAAAAAAGTGCTGGAATCTATAATAGCCAAACATCAAAGATGGATTTACAATTTGTAAGTAAAGATTTTGCTTTTAATGCAGCTACTAATAAAGTAACAGCAGGTTCATTTAAGCCAATAAATATTTATGGGGATAGCAGTGTAGGTATATACTGGGATCGAGGAAATACTGGTTCAATAGCAGGAAATTTTGCAGTTAATATAGGAGCAGCTGGAGTTGGAAATAAAAACTTTACAACAAAAGCAACATCTACAGTTACAGGTAAAGCTGAAACAAATGGTGTAGCAATATCTAATTATAATGTAAATGCTAGTGATATAGCTACTAAGAATAAGGAATATATTAGAGGCTCATTTGGGATTTTATCAAATGGAACTATAAATTTAACATCTCATCAAATAAAAATATTTGATAAAACAGAAGGAAATGTTGGAGTAATGCCTTCAGACAATGTATTACTTAACATAGGTGGAGGAAGTATTGAATTAAATGGAGGAACAACTGCTAAAGATAATATAGGTATTTATGTTAACTCAAAAGGAGCTGTTACTTCAACTGGAGATATAAGTTTAACAGGTGGTGTTGGAAACTTAGCAATCTTTGCTGTTGGAGGAGCATTACCAACTGGTGCAACAAATCAAGTATCAGTAAAAGAAGTTAAGGGAACTAATACTAAAAACTCAGTTTTTGTTTATGGTTCAGCTGGAGCTAAAATAAATATAACAAATGGCATGACTATCACTGGAGCAGGAGTAGAGGCAGATGCTACTACTGTTAATAAAAAAGATACTGGAGCTGCATTTGCAACTGGAGCTGGAACAACTATAACTATGAATAAGGCTACTAAGGCAACAGCTGCTAATATTCAAATCACTGGAACTAAATTAAAAAATGCTGAAAGATATGTTGGATTTGGATTAATGGCTCAAAATGGTGGAGTTATTAATGCTAAAAATAACTATATAAAAGTAACTAATGGTTCAACAGCAGTTGCATCAGTAGGTTCAGGTTCTAATGTCGATTTGACTGGAAGTACAATAGAATATAAGGGTAGTGGATATGCTTTATATGCAGCTAGTAATGGGAAAATTAACATGACTAATGCTAAATTAATCTTAGATGGAAATGCAGTAGGTTATGAAAAAGATTTCAGTATTTCACCTTTCCCTATAACAACTAGTGGTATGACTATACATGTAAAATCTAATGATGTTACTATAATGAATATAAGAAATGCAAGTACACCATTAAATGTATCAACTTTAGCTACTACATTAAATGGATGGGCAGGACTTACTACAACTCCAACTCATGATGCTGGAGCAGCTAACTATAGAATGGCAGCAATAGATGGATTGAGTGCATATAATATAGATCAAGATATCAATAAAAAAGCTGTAGCTGCTGGAACAGCAAGTAACAATGCTAATATGTTTGTTAAAAACTTAGCTGTACAAAAAGCTAAAGTTAATCTATTATCTGGAAAATCTGTAACAGCTACTTTAAATACAACTGAATTAAATAAATTAGGAGTTAGTACAGTTGTTGGTTTAGATATGAACTCAAGTTCAACTTCAACAAGTAGAAGTGATACTCAAATTAATTTAAAATCTGGTTCTAAAATAATTGCAGATAGAGTAGATAATGGAAGTGGAGCAGTTGGAGTGTTCATTAACTATGGAGAAACTAATATAGATAATGGAGCTACAATTGATGTTGAAAAATCTGGAATCAATGCTGCAAATAAAGCAGGAGTAGGAGTATTCTCTGTAAATGGTTCAAAAGTAGATAACAAAGGTACAATCAATGTTGGTGGAGAAAGTTCAATAGGAATTTTAGGACTTTCTTATAGAACAGATGATAAAGGTACATTAAAGAGAAATGAATTTGGAGCAAAACCAAATGCTGGAGATGTTGTAGTAGTTAACAATGGAAAAATTAATCTTGATGGACAAAAAGCTGTTGGTATCTACATAGAAAACAATGATAGTAATAAAACTGCTGCTCATACTATTGAAGCTACAAATGAAGCTAATGGTGTTATCACTATGTCAGGTAAAAAAGCTATAGGTATGGCTTCAAAACTTGGAAATTTAGTAAATAAAGGTAAAATTAATATTACTGCTGACCAAGGAACAGGAATGTTTGTTGAAACAGATAATAATAGAACAGCTAATTTAATAAATGAAACATCAGGTACAATTAGCATAGGTAACTCTACAAGTGAAAGTGTACTAAGAACAGGAATGTTTACTAAAAATCAAAATGTAAAAATAGTAAACAAAGGTACAATAGATGCAGGAGCAAATTCTTATGCTATTTATGGTAAAGATGTTCAATTAACTTCAACATCTAAATTAAAAGTTGGAGATAATGGAGTAGGAGTATTTACAACATCTACTACACCAGCAACAAATAATATTGATATCCAAGCAGGAGCAAAAATCAATATAGGAAATAAGGAAGCAGTTGGAGTATTTGTAGGAACAGATGCTGGAAGTAAAGTAACTGCAAATGGTGTTAGAATTAATGATGCAGGAAGCAATATGACTATTGGAAATAACTCTTATGGTTATGTAATTAAAGGTAGAGGAACAAGATTTACTAACTCAGCAGCAGGAACAGCTGACTTAAATACAAAAGCAGTGTATTTATATTCTGATGATCAAACAGGAGTTATAAATAGTAATATTAATTTAACTTCTAAGGGTTCAGCAGCAGGAACAGATATAAAGAATGCTACTGGTGGACAAAACTATGGAGTATATGCAGCAGGAACAGTAACTAATACTGGAAATATGGACTTCTCAAAAGGAATAGGGAATGTTGGTATTTATAGTATTAAAGGTGGAACTGCTAGAAATAATGGTGGTATAATAACATTAGGAGATTCGAATCCTGATAAATCTTTATATTCAATAGGTATGGCTGCTGGATATGCTAAATCTGACTTTGGAAATATAGTAAATAATGGAACAATCAATGTAAATGGTAAAAATAGTATTGGTATGTATGCTTCAGGTTCTAAATCAACTGTTGAAAATGCAACAGGAGCAACAATTAATCTACGTGGAGAAGGTTCTATGGGTATCTACCTAGATAATGGAGCTACGGGTACAAACAATGGAACTATTACTACTGTTGGAAATCCTAAAGCAGCAGTAGGAATAGTTGTAAGAAATGGTTCTACATTAATTAATAATGGTACAATTAGCATAGATTCACAAGGTGGATATGGACAATTTATAACAACTGGTGGTGTAGTTCGTAACAACGGAACTTTCCATGTTGGTGGAGGAGCAACTAAGGAATTTACTCCTGGAAATAAACCAACAGGAAAGGCAGTGTTAGATGCAAAAGGAAGACCAATAGTTGAAATTAAAGCTGGGGCAGGGGCAGCAACAGCTACTATTGAAGCTAATGGAAAAGTACAAACTCCAGTTGTAACAAATGTATCAGGAAATAGAAGTATGTTAACATCTAATATAGGAATGTATATTGATACATTAAAAGGAACTAATCCAATAACAGGTTCTCTAGGTGTATTTGGAGAAGAAGCTGACCTTATTATAGGTGCTGAAGCTTCACAAGTTACTACAAGTAAATATATTCAAGTACCTCAAAGAATAATAACTCCATATAATAATACTATGGCAGCTAATCCAACAATTAAAAACTGGAATATCTATTCAGGAGCTTTAACTTGGATATCGACAGCAACACTTGATAAAAACAGTGGTTTAATAAATAATATTTATTTAGCTAAGATACCATATACAGCATTTGCTGGAAATGAAGCATCACCAGTAGATAAGA
It encodes:
- a CDS encoding adhesion protein FadA gives rise to the protein MKVKVLLCSMLILGSLSYAAEVDSVAQEVMNEVQNIEAEYQALVQKEMERKEEFRQEKEALEKEVQELKERQLGREELYAKLKEDSKVRWHRDEYKKLLKRFDEYYNKLEQKIADKEQQIVELTKLLEVLN
- a CDS encoding autotransporter-associated N-terminal domain-containing protein; translation: MGNNNLYKVENTLRSIAKRYKSVKYSLGLAILFLMMGVGAFSEEVVAQEAVAQQEVMTTEQIASSKDNLKDSIGGLKSKIDTARAENEKGLAGLRLELIQLMEQGNQVVKSPWSSWQFGANYMYSKWNGTYKGRGDKAEKYPYEGILERDTNEFNRYVSPESKFYSTLPVSTNGRSAATNSRNGLSGYGLASNRVEKEPIISLELSAGITPRTVNKKSPDTSPAAPTVILPAFSPKLITPPVAPSTPVAPTIVFPTFNLAAGSNGNGGRTLADLSGNSNGAIESVVLTSGNFNVTRKADSKMDYSYSGYSGIAPWGTPQTDSGNTFTGGNKWSNWSRTGASTGSYLGFQKLVGDGSGTGAMLSNSTNLFTNVSTTTLREFVHLDHHSDTTPANVATGFNAGLAESTWNSKASSGSNSTAVIGALEDLRDNVNSTTAHGNSATAASNMYIWMQSGRIVMEGSYNVVSNNYDHNGGTNKKSIAANVGDIVIQPHRSTGGVNSGTKSAVFSLSPGGNNPGHLSIMYNGSTGNMDLWTTESAVFLNSETAGKPISIVNRGTVNMYGEKSAGIYNSQTSKMDLQFVSKDFAFNAATNKVTAGSFKPINIYGDSSVGIYWDRGNTGSIAGNFAVNIGAAGVGNKNFTTKATSTVTGKAETNGVAISNYNVNASDIATKNKEYIRGSFGILSNGTINLTSHQIKIFDKTEGNVGVMPSDNVLLNIGGGSIELNGGTTAKDNIGIYVNSKGAVTSTGDISLTGGVGNLAIFAVGGALPTGATNQVSVKEVKGTNTKNSVFVYGSAGAKINITNGMTITGAGVEADATTVNKKDTGAAFATGAGTTITMNKATKATAANIQITGTKLKNAERYVGFGLMAQNGGVINAKNNYIKVTNGSTAVASVGSGSNVDLTGSTIEYKGSGYALYAASNGKINMTNAKLILDGNAVGYEKDFSISPFPITTSGMTIHVKSNDVTIMNIRNASTPLNVSTLATTLNGWAGLTTTPTHDAGAANYRMAAIDGLSAYNIDQDINKKAVAAGTASNNANMFVKNLAVQKAKVNLLSGKSVTATLNTTELNKLGVSTVVGLDMNSSSTSTSRSDTQINLKSGSKIIADRVDNGSGAVGVFINYGETNIDNGATIDVEKSGINAANKAGVGVFSVNGSKVDNKGTINVGGESSIGILGLSYRTDDKGTLKRNEFGAKPNAGDVVVVNNGKINLDGQKAVGIYIENNDSNKTAAHTIEATNEANGVITMSGKKAIGMASKLGNLVNKGKINITADQGTGMFVETDNNRTANLINETSGTISIGNSTSESVLRTGMFTKNQNVKIVNKGTIDAGANSYAIYGKDVQLTSTSKLKVGDNGVGVFTTSTTPATNNIDIQAGAKINIGNKEAVGVFVGTDAGSKVTANGVRINDAGSNMTIGNNSYGYVIKGRGTRFTNSAAGTADLNTKAVYLYSDDQTGVINSNINLTSKGSAAGTDIKNATGGQNYGVYAAGTVTNTGNMDFSKGIGNVGIYSIKGGTARNNGGIITLGDSNPDKSLYSIGMAAGYAKSDFGNIVNNGTINVNGKNSIGMYASGSKSTVENATGATINLRGEGSMGIYLDNGATGTNNGTITTVGNPKAAVGIVVRNGSTLINNGTISIDSQGGYGQFITTGGVVRNNGTFHVGGGATKEFTPGNKPTGKAVLDAKGRPIVEIKAGAGAATATIEANGKVQTPVVTNVSGNRSMLTSNIGMYIDTLKGTNPITGSLGVFGEEADLIIGAEASQVTTSKYIQVPQRIITPYNNTMAANPTIKNWNIYSGALTWISTATLDKNSGLINNIYLAKIPYTAFAGNEASPVDKKDTYNFLDGLEQRYGVEAVGTRENVVFQKLNGIGKNEEALFFQATDEMMGHQYANTQQRINATGNILDKEFDYLRSEWQTVSKDSNKIKTFGAKGEYKTQTAGVIDYKYNAYGVAYVHENEDIKLGRGIGWYTGLVQNTIKFKDIGNSKEEQLQGKIGMFKSVPFDDNNSLNWTISGDIFAGYNKMKRRFLVVDEVFGAKARYYNYGISVKNEIGKEFRLSESFTLRPYAALDLEYGRISKIREKSGEVKLEVKQNDYISVKPEIGAELGFKHYFGAKTFRVGLGVAYENELGKVANGKNKARVADTSADWFNIRGEKEDRRGNVKFDLNLGLDNQRYGVTANVGYDTKGENIRGGLGLRVIF
- a CDS encoding FAD-I family protein; the encoded protein is MKNRILFGTMLALLLVGSVSFADDDADKKRLLEEYDKMQAEKAKEAERLAKENPQAAQATEVVGENGEVVVTEGEEVAQAPKKSEKDMTESERMDVEVQRIKKRMLEINDKIENYNKTNEMIDNLEKNVGELERKVNY
- a CDS encoding toxin-antitoxin system YwqK family antitoxin, which translates into the protein MKKGIILLALIFGACVNLENIGGNSGGDVKEIKTTNINTSKNYERKNGVLYVDNVLANGKQEYKEKNGVVIKGNYREGLPDGIQEKYYPSGKIYGKINIINNKTEGTETNYYENGKTLSQLDYTQGKLISGKIYYENGDLLSKIEGKKMTIFYSSGKKLFTMDKSDVAVYHENGKEVFSNSDAGIKINGEDAEKSLLDMFSKDKLIKTAFYLLTSNTVQAEYKNGKPSIQLQGTTAVMYYESGKTLLELSPSLDGTVNSKIYYENGQLMQVEDRNKSGRSVKVYDKAGNLISDTSYSKEHEIKQIF
- a CDS encoding OmpA family protein, which produces MGKRKNSTTTIMVMLFLLVFSLPALAVQTLTTTQMRENSIRINALELKNIDILNSEAPKEMTIVLDERSLNFDFDKSNVKPQYYDLLNNIKEFVEQNNYEITIVGHTDSIGSNAYNFKLSRRRAESVKAKLLEFGLSEDRIVGIEAMGEEQPIATNETKEGRAQNRRVEFKLVQRETVQGTVATPEASENK